From a region of the Thermosipho melanesiensis BI429 genome:
- the iadA gene encoding beta-aspartyl-peptidase produces MIYTLKGGKVFSPDYLGEKDILIANDKIELLDDTIICPYGEIYDLTGKIVVPGFIDAHVHIAGGGGEGGFVTRTPEITFDEIVNSGITTIVGCLGTDDITRNLEGLYAKAKALELRGITSYIYTGSYSVPPVTFTGSIKKDLVLIDKVIGVGEIAISDHRSSQPSFEEIKKIVAKARVGGLISGKAGVVNFHVGSGSCKIEYLLNILKENEIPAKHMYPTHMGRSDELFSQGILFAKKGGFIDLTASIDMVKYLEIGIYENIYSNMTMTSDGQGSLPKFGEDGNLIELNVGSVSVLFETVRYAANKGLNFEKLLKMITENPAKVLGLKNKGRIKSGNDADIVILNEDMEIEGVIAKGKFVRRG; encoded by the coding sequence TTGATATATACGCTTAAAGGAGGAAAAGTATTTTCTCCAGATTATTTAGGAGAGAAAGACATTTTAATAGCAAATGACAAGATTGAATTACTTGATGATACTATAATCTGCCCTTATGGTGAAATTTATGATTTAACAGGTAAAATAGTTGTTCCAGGGTTTATTGATGCGCATGTTCATATTGCTGGTGGAGGAGGTGAAGGTGGATTTGTTACAAGGACTCCTGAAATAACTTTTGATGAAATAGTTAATTCTGGAATAACAACGATAGTAGGTTGTTTGGGGACAGATGATATTACAAGGAATTTAGAAGGGTTATATGCTAAGGCAAAAGCACTTGAATTGCGGGGAATTACTAGTTATATATATACAGGTTCATATTCGGTGCCACCTGTAACTTTTACAGGGAGTATAAAGAAAGATTTAGTTTTAATAGATAAAGTTATTGGCGTTGGTGAAATTGCAATATCAGATCATAGATCTTCACAACCATCTTTTGAAGAGATAAAAAAGATAGTTGCAAAAGCGAGGGTAGGAGGATTAATTTCAGGAAAAGCTGGAGTTGTAAATTTTCATGTTGGTTCTGGTAGTTGCAAGATAGAATATTTATTGAACATATTAAAAGAGAATGAAATCCCTGCAAAACATATGTATCCTACACATATGGGAAGGTCAGATGAACTATTCTCTCAAGGAATATTATTTGCTAAAAAAGGTGGATTTATAGATTTAACTGCCTCTATAGATATGGTAAAGTATCTTGAGATAGGAATTTATGAGAATATATACTCAAATATGACTATGACATCAGATGGTCAGGGAAGTTTACCAAAGTTTGGTGAAGATGGAAATCTTATAGAGTTAAATGTTGGAAGTGTTTCAGTTTTGTTTGAAACAGTCAGATATGCTGCTAATAAAGGTTTGAATTTTGAAAAACTTTTAAAAATGATTACGGAAAATCCTGCAAAAGTTTTAGGTTTGAAAAATAAAGGAAGAATAAAATCCGGAAATGATGCGGATATAGTAATCTTAAATGAAGATATGGAAATAGAAGGAGTAATAGCTAAAGGAAAATTTGTAAGGAGGGGATAA
- a CDS encoding CPBP family intramembrane glutamic endopeptidase, with amino-acid sequence MDLIIIILLYIILTIIFSKITKFTDVFKAQSIFSLISILYSLLSGKLLNLNFIQMGITFGKLKNGILSLIFLGIPFITIAFFSSKNAKKSIKYVFYKSKWQIIYIWILVGPIEELFFRGVIQSYLELKIQGTIFTISYATIISSFIFSFFHILNVKTKNESFKSFLKLFPSRFIAGMTLGYMFQVSKSILYPVIIHNLVDGITFENLRKKLLILYQY; translated from the coding sequence TTGGATTTAATAATTATAATCTTACTCTACATAATACTTACAATAATTTTTTCGAAAATCACAAAATTTACAGACGTTTTCAAAGCACAATCAATATTTTCCCTTATATCTATATTATACTCCCTACTTTCAGGTAAATTATTAAATTTAAATTTTATCCAAATGGGAATTACTTTCGGAAAACTCAAAAATGGAATACTATCTTTAATCTTTTTAGGAATACCGTTTATTACAATCGCATTTTTTTCATCGAAAAATGCGAAAAAAAGTATAAAGTACGTTTTTTACAAAAGTAAGTGGCAAATTATTTATATTTGGATCTTAGTTGGTCCAATTGAAGAATTATTTTTTAGAGGTGTTATTCAATCTTACTTAGAACTTAAAATCCAAGGAACAATTTTTACAATTTCATATGCAACAATAATCTCAAGTTTTATATTCTCTTTCTTTCATATATTAAATGTAAAAACTAAAAATGAATCCTTTAAAAGTTTTCTCAAACTCTTTCCTTCACGATTTATTGCCGGAATGACATTAGGATACATGTTTCAGGTTTCTAAAAGCATATTGTATCCAGTAATAATTCATAATTTAGTAGACGGCATAACTTTTGAAAATTTAAGAAAAAAATTATTGATTTTATATCAATATTAG
- a CDS encoding NifB/NifX family molybdenum-iron cluster-binding protein, with protein MVIAVPIIENNGENSVISEHFGHAPYFAFFDTEKQQLIIEENPLEEHNPGDIPNYIYSKGANVLIVRGIGQRAIQHFQQLGIEVIRGASGTVKELIQLYLENNLKNIDYKPNEKFHNY; from the coding sequence GTGGTTATAGCTGTTCCCATTATTGAAAATAATGGGGAAAATTCAGTTATATCTGAACATTTTGGCCACGCCCCATATTTTGCGTTCTTTGATACAGAAAAACAACAATTAATTATTGAAGAAAATCCATTGGAAGAACATAATCCCGGAGACATTCCAAATTATATTTACTCTAAAGGTGCAAATGTATTAATAGTAAGAGGAATTGGTCAAAGAGCAATTCAACATTTTCAACAGCTTGGCATTGAAGTAATTAGAGGTGCAAGTGGAACTGTAAAAGAATTAATTCAGCTATACCTTGAAAATAATTTAAAAAATATCGATTATAAACCTAATGAAAAATTTCACAATTATTAA
- a CDS encoding SufB/SufD family protein: MDVKREYETIVKTVEKLGTDASKFLDKRIASIIISGDKVLGLNNIEGIELVPKQIENGVQVDMIIHENVHVPLPVHVCTGYVEKKGLQRVIFNITVKKNARVKFLSHCVFPQAEEFTHEAISNVIVEEDAYMEYEDEHYHSDNGNINLLTKTIAVVRKNGVYKNSFSLTKTRVGRLTVEMKLTLEKEAVGELFSKVKASKNDEVNINEILKLNGEHSKGLAKTVVVALDNSRAKVINEAYGSAPYSKGHISCEEITKGEYVNVSTIPVLRINNDLSELTHEASIGRVNQKQLEVLMAKGLTEDEATELIIKGLLQG; this comes from the coding sequence ATGGACGTTAAACGTGAATATGAAACTATTGTAAAAACAGTTGAGAAGTTGGGAACAGATGCATCGAAATTTTTGGACAAAAGAATAGCTTCAATAATTATAAGTGGTGATAAAGTTCTTGGATTGAATAACATTGAAGGAATTGAACTTGTACCAAAGCAAATTGAAAATGGAGTACAAGTAGATATGATAATTCATGAGAATGTTCATGTACCTCTACCAGTGCATGTGTGTACTGGTTATGTAGAAAAAAAAGGTTTACAAAGAGTTATTTTTAATATAACGGTGAAGAAAAATGCAAGAGTAAAATTTTTATCACATTGTGTTTTTCCACAAGCTGAAGAGTTTACACATGAGGCAATTTCAAATGTAATTGTTGAAGAAGATGCATATATGGAGTATGAAGATGAACATTATCACAGCGATAATGGGAATATAAATCTTTTAACAAAGACTATAGCTGTTGTAAGGAAAAATGGAGTGTACAAAAATAGTTTTTCTTTGACTAAGACAAGGGTTGGCAGGTTAACTGTTGAAATGAAATTAACTTTAGAAAAAGAAGCAGTTGGAGAATTATTTTCAAAGGTTAAGGCAAGCAAAAACGATGAAGTAAATATAAATGAAATCTTAAAATTAAATGGTGAACATTCCAAGGGGTTGGCCAAAACGGTAGTAGTTGCGCTCGATAATTCAAGAGCGAAAGTCATAAACGAAGCATATGGAAGTGCACCATATTCAAAGGGACATATCTCCTGTGAGGAAATAACCAAAGGGGAGTACGTAAATGTATCAACTATACCTGTGTTAAGAATAAATAACGATTTATCAGAATTAACACATGAAGCTTCCATTGGAAGAGTTAATCAAAAACAACTTGAGGTGTTAATGGCCAAAGGTCTTACGGAAGATGAAGCAACAGAATTGATTATTAAAGGATTGTTACAAGGATAA
- a CDS encoding ATP-binding cassette domain-containing protein, whose amino-acid sequence MLELKDLSYYVSGKKILDNVSMSFNVGKKYAILGTNGAGKSTVGYLIMGLEDYKPTYGRVYFNGEDITEKTVYERSKLGITLMWQEPARYEGLTVTNYLTLGGKLDITRSEIEDALEKVGLDPKLYMNRFVDRSLSGGERKRIELASIILLRPKYVVLDEPDSGIDIMSLDMINSIINYIASYGGTPIVITHREEMAYNTEEAYLLCAGKVLVNGETNKVIEIFKNICNTCDHPNVPVSKELKIDGR is encoded by the coding sequence ATGTTGGAGTTAAAAGATTTATCGTATTATGTTTCCGGGAAAAAAATTCTTGATAATGTTTCGATGAGTTTTAATGTAGGTAAAAAGTATGCTATTTTGGGAACAAATGGAGCAGGCAAAAGTACTGTAGGTTATTTAATAATGGGTCTGGAGGATTATAAACCTACATATGGAAGAGTATATTTTAATGGAGAAGATATTACTGAAAAAACTGTCTATGAACGTTCAAAACTTGGAATTACATTAATGTGGCAAGAACCTGCGAGGTATGAAGGATTAACTGTGACTAATTATTTAACTTTAGGGGGCAAATTAGATATTACTAGAAGTGAAATAGAAGATGCTTTGGAAAAAGTAGGTCTTGATCCAAAATTATATATGAATAGATTTGTGGATAGAAGTTTGAGTGGAGGAGAAAGAAAACGTATTGAACTTGCATCAATTATTCTTTTAAGGCCAAAATACGTAGTACTTGATGAACCTGATTCTGGAATTGATATCATGAGTCTTGATATGATTAATAGTATTATTAATTACATTGCATCTTATGGTGGTACACCTATAGTGATTACCCATAGGGAAGAAATGGCGTATAACACTGAAGAGGCATATCTTTTGTGTGCTGGTAAGGTATTAGTCAATGGTGAAACTAATAAAGTAATAGAAATATTCAAAAATATTTGTAATACTTGTGATCATCCAAATGTTCCTGTAAGTAAGGAGTTGAAAATAGATGGACGTTAA
- a CDS encoding Glu/Leu/Phe/Val family dehydrogenase: protein MLNPFENFLKQIDNVAKYLSYPKYVFEILKSPLRVIEVNIPVKMDDGTIKIFKGWRSQHNNALGPTKGGIRYHPSVTKDEVMALSSWMSIKNALVAIPYGGGKGGIKVDPKSLSLSELEELSRGYIDAIYKYIGVDQDIPAPDVYTNSKIMSWMMDEYSKLVGKYVPGVITGKLKIVGGSQGRGTATARGGFFVLREALKIKGESFKGLTVAVQGFGNAGSFAARFLSEAGAKIVAVSDSKGGIFNSQGLPYSSLIEHKSITGSVKDFDRAENITNEELLELDVDILIPAAVENVITQENADKVKARYILELANGPITPEADDILFEKGTFILPDVLANAGGVTVSYFEWVQNRMGYYWSEREVQQKLDEIITRAFHNVYETMQEREVNSRIASYIVAVSRIVEAMEARGWI, encoded by the coding sequence ATGTTGAATCCATTTGAAAATTTTTTGAAGCAGATTGATAATGTTGCGAAATATCTTTCTTATCCTAAATATGTGTTTGAAATTTTGAAATCTCCTTTAAGAGTTATTGAGGTAAACATTCCTGTAAAGATGGATGATGGTACTATTAAAATTTTTAAAGGTTGGCGCTCTCAACATAATAATGCTCTTGGGCCTACTAAGGGGGGGATTAGATATCATCCAAGTGTTACTAAAGATGAAGTTATGGCTTTATCTTCTTGGATGTCTATTAAAAATGCGCTTGTTGCTATTCCTTATGGTGGAGGAAAGGGTGGTATAAAGGTTGATCCCAAAAGTTTATCATTATCTGAATTAGAAGAACTTTCTCGTGGATATATTGATGCAATTTATAAATATATCGGAGTTGATCAGGATATACCTGCTCCTGATGTTTATACAAATTCAAAAATCATGTCTTGGATGATGGATGAATATTCAAAATTAGTGGGTAAATATGTTCCGGGAGTAATAACTGGTAAATTAAAAATCGTTGGTGGTTCCCAAGGTAGAGGTACTGCAACTGCTAGAGGTGGTTTTTTTGTTTTAAGAGAAGCGTTAAAGATTAAAGGTGAAAGTTTTAAAGGGTTGACAGTTGCTGTTCAAGGTTTTGGTAATGCCGGATCTTTTGCAGCCCGTTTTTTAAGTGAAGCCGGCGCAAAGATTGTAGCTGTTTCTGATTCAAAAGGTGGAATTTTTAATTCTCAAGGTTTACCTTATAGTTCATTGATAGAACATAAATCAATAACAGGGAGTGTTAAAGATTTTGATAGGGCAGAAAATATTACTAATGAAGAGTTATTAGAATTGGATGTCGATATTTTAATACCTGCTGCGGTTGAAAATGTTATTACACAAGAAAATGCAGATAAGGTTAAAGCAAGGTATATTTTAGAATTGGCAAATGGACCAATTACCCCTGAAGCTGATGATATTTTGTTCGAAAAAGGAACTTTTATCTTGCCAGATGTTCTCGCAAATGCTGGAGGAGTTACTGTATCTTATTTTGAATGGGTACAAAACAGAATGGGGTATTATTGGAGTGAAAGAGAAGTTCAACAAAAGTTAGATGAAATTATAACAAGAGCGTTTCATAATGTATATGAGACAATGCAGGAAAGAGAAGTTAATTCGAGAATTGCTTCATATATAGTAGCCGTAAGTAGAATTGTGGAAGCTATGGAAGCAAGAGGATGGATTTAG
- a CDS encoding anaerobic ribonucleoside-triphosphate reductase: MLINFGYLEEFNKVFYNIEKKYGHEMLEIEGLGSHLDIDKFNKTFFQSKLVGDVSIDSNANVRSKHIGTYFTEIYKPFTKLNSLYVIWKEMKKYFGIDIANKFLEYQINGAIYLHDAHHAAFMPYCFAYTLQPIVEKGLPFIDTIQSTPAKHLSTFIQHVIQFVMFASNQSSGAVGLPDFFVWMWYYIKKDLEDGVIPKDKLNWYIEQHFQILTYSFNQPIRTNQSPYTNFTYLDRNYIKAIFEGEKYPDGTLITDYVEDIINLQKHYWEWAAKEREKQMFTFPVLTATLLYKDGKFVDEDSARFINKVNMKWQDTNWYISDSVDAVASCCRLTSSTKDLKVSLSLNTEDEPVKLSGMANSIGGSDLNIGSFKVITINLPRIALEANGDKDRFIEILKERVDVVQKTLFVIRKIIEERIVQEVLPLYSVGLMKLDRQYGTIGITGVWEAADFMRYTELTPEGLMYTKEGEKFVSEILDTIRTMAEEGLQKYKFTFNIEQVPAEKAAVTLAEKDKLMFGKEKQPHRLYSNQWIPLIADTDMMNRVMYSGMWDKKVSGGAILHINLGSPFRNEEESWKIVNSIAKMGVMYFAFNQKISTCKDGHSFIGKKCPICGKEKVEEYIRIVGYLVPSSSFNKIRRTYEYKERKFYYV; this comes from the coding sequence ATGTTAATTAACTTTGGATATTTGGAAGAATTCAATAAAGTTTTCTACAATATTGAAAAAAAATATGGTCATGAAATGTTAGAAATTGAAGGATTAGGTTCACACTTAGATATTGACAAGTTTAATAAAACATTTTTTCAATCTAAATTAGTAGGCGATGTTTCAATAGATTCAAATGCCAATGTCCGTTCCAAACATATAGGTACATATTTTACTGAAATCTATAAACCATTTACCAAACTTAACTCACTATATGTAATTTGGAAGGAAATGAAGAAATACTTTGGAATTGATATAGCAAATAAATTTCTTGAATATCAAATAAATGGTGCTATTTATTTACACGATGCTCATCATGCGGCATTTATGCCATATTGTTTTGCCTACACACTACAACCAATAGTAGAAAAAGGATTGCCATTTATAGATACAATTCAATCCACACCTGCAAAACACCTATCAACATTTATTCAACATGTGATTCAATTTGTTATGTTTGCATCTAACCAGTCAAGTGGAGCAGTAGGATTACCAGACTTTTTTGTTTGGATGTGGTATTACATAAAAAAAGACTTAGAAGATGGTGTGATACCAAAAGATAAACTTAACTGGTATATTGAACAACACTTTCAAATCTTGACTTATTCATTTAACCAGCCAATTAGAACTAATCAATCACCATATACTAACTTTACATATCTTGATAGAAACTACATCAAGGCTATCTTTGAAGGAGAAAAATATCCAGATGGAACACTAATTACTGATTATGTAGAAGATATAATCAACCTTCAAAAGCACTATTGGGAATGGGCCGCAAAAGAAAGAGAAAAACAAATGTTCACATTTCCTGTCTTGACTGCGACATTACTATATAAAGACGGGAAATTTGTTGATGAAGATAGTGCAAGATTCATCAATAAAGTAAACATGAAGTGGCAAGACACAAACTGGTATATTTCTGATTCAGTCGATGCTGTTGCCTCTTGTTGTAGACTTACGAGTTCAACGAAAGATCTTAAAGTGTCACTTTCACTAAATACCGAAGATGAACCTGTTAAATTATCAGGTATGGCAAACTCTATAGGAGGTTCAGATCTTAACATTGGTTCGTTTAAAGTTATAACTATAAACTTGCCAAGAATAGCACTTGAAGCAAATGGGGATAAAGATAGATTTATAGAAATCCTTAAAGAAAGAGTCGACGTAGTCCAAAAGACATTATTTGTAATTAGAAAAATCATTGAAGAAAGAATTGTACAAGAAGTTTTACCGCTTTACAGCGTTGGTTTAATGAAGCTTGACAGACAATACGGCACTATTGGAATCACAGGTGTGTGGGAAGCAGCAGACTTTATGAGGTATACAGAACTTACTCCAGAAGGGCTTATGTACACAAAAGAAGGAGAAAAATTTGTAAGCGAAATACTTGATACAATTCGTACAATGGCAGAAGAAGGTTTACAAAAGTACAAATTTACATTCAACATAGAACAGGTACCGGCAGAAAAAGCAGCAGTCACATTAGCAGAAAAAGACAAACTCATGTTTGGCAAAGAAAAACAACCACACAGACTATATTCTAATCAATGGATACCATTAATTGCAGATACGGATATGATGAACAGAGTCATGTATTCCGGTATGTGGGATAAAAAGGTATCAGGCGGTGCTATATTACACATTAACCTTGGCTCTCCATTTAGAAACGAAGAAGAATCTTGGAAAATTGTAAATTCAATCGCAAAAATGGGAGTAATGTATTTTGCTTTTAATCAAAAAATAAGCACTTGTAAAGATGGACATTCCTTTATTGGAAAAAAATGCCCAATATGCGGTAAGGAAAAAGTAGAAGAATATATCAGAATAGTCGGATATCTTGTTCCTTCATCTTCTTTTAACAAAATAAGAAGAACATACGAATACAAAGAAAGAAAATTTTACTACGTTTGA
- a CDS encoding 4Fe-4S cluster-binding domain-containing protein, translated as MKVHIYRIFFNTLDHPKHFALSIYFQGCDRIPKCPFCHNKETWEPFRGFEYNVEKLIIRIKEKINDIIDLHEKIAIVYLGGEPLAPYNRRALLEISKSLKEEFSEKIINTLYTWRTLEDIKNQKLSSFIEYIDEAILGPYDHDQRNTDKDGNLLFPASKNQKYIILGRNKVCTKIY; from the coding sequence ATGAAAGTACATATTTATAGAATCTTTTTCAACACTTTAGATCACCCAAAGCATTTCGCATTATCCATATATTTCCAAGGATGTGACAGAATTCCTAAGTGTCCTTTCTGTCACAACAAAGAGACATGGGAACCATTTAGAGGTTTTGAATATAACGTGGAAAAACTAATAATTAGAATAAAGGAAAAAATAAACGATATTATTGACCTTCACGAAAAAATAGCAATAGTTTATCTAGGTGGTGAACCACTTGCACCATACAACAGAAGAGCATTATTAGAGATATCCAAATCACTAAAAGAAGAATTTTCTGAAAAAATAATAAACACACTATATACCTGGCGAACACTTGAAGATATTAAAAATCAAAAATTAAGCAGTTTTATTGAATATATAGATGAAGCCATTTTAGGACCATATGACCACGATCAAAGGAATACAGATAAAGATGGGAATCTGCTTTTTCCAGCTTCAAAAAATCAAAAATATATAATTTTAGGGAGGAATAAGGTATGTACGAAAATATATTAA
- a CDS encoding adenosylcobalamin-dependent ribonucleoside-diphosphate reductase, with protein MYENILNKWLNVEPSKNAYKILTERYFFKNLNGKFLETKWDDVCRRVARVVATAELVNNPKLSNKKLDEIKELEETFFKMLKARIFIPNSPTLFNAGMGVRHELLWKPIEEMTLEDYEEIYKTRNHLHMLSACFVVPIEDSIDEIFEAVKEYALITKAGGGIGSNFSNLRPKGSFVAGTHGQASGPVSFMHVYNSAIAVVEQGYKRRGALMGILNINHPDIEEFITAKENNDGEKILKYFNISVGIPFDKKEFLKIYENDEEITLTHPKFKETRKIKARHILKRIAKNAWKTGDPGLAFLHEMNKYYPLYPEKEIISTNPCGEIGLAPYEACNLGSIDVSKFVENNQIDWKALETTVRLTVRFLDNVIDVNVFPLEKITKAVKESRRLGLGIMGFADLLYKLNVPYNSEKGREIAANLMGFIALHGHDESNKLGREKGNFPLFEKSRFFKEENFVPFAMGMSKYDDEIKEVMKEAKKGKRNVAVLTIAPTGSISNIADTSSGLEPNFLLAYVRYMNKHDGGKEALFYINKVLEQKLDPITLEKIKEKLIEKGSLQELDVPEEIKKVFVTAMDISPMDHLLMQDAFQRYVDNNISKTINMPSNATEEDVLNIYLEAFKLNVRGLTIYRDGSLQTQVLTAAKHVKTKDAPKVQFFLLDEKHKLRPKPRKNTLRSVTRKYKTKDNTTYITVSFDDSGEAVEIFLSNGTELAESIGRLSSIALRAGVSIEEILEQLQKVNGRYTKGLAEEIKKAIDDFVELWGNTEVEEDEIFKIDGTIKTAEEVEKFVMANDLEWSEGYYVDENGNVYCPSCLSKNSIIKQEGCMSCKKCGWSKCS; from the coding sequence ATGTACGAAAATATATTAAACAAATGGTTAAATGTAGAACCATCAAAAAACGCATATAAGATACTTACAGAAAGATATTTCTTCAAGAATTTAAATGGTAAATTTTTAGAAACAAAATGGGATGATGTATGTAGAAGAGTAGCAAGGGTTGTTGCTACTGCAGAGCTTGTAAATAATCCAAAACTATCTAACAAAAAATTAGATGAAATAAAAGAATTAGAAGAAACGTTTTTTAAAATGTTAAAAGCAAGAATTTTTATTCCAAACAGTCCAACACTATTTAATGCCGGAATGGGGGTAAGACATGAACTACTATGGAAACCTATAGAAGAAATGACATTAGAAGACTATGAAGAAATTTACAAAACAAGGAACCACTTGCACATGTTGTCTGCATGTTTTGTAGTACCAATTGAAGATAGTATAGATGAAATATTTGAAGCCGTAAAAGAATATGCACTAATAACAAAAGCAGGAGGTGGAATTGGTTCAAACTTCTCAAATCTTAGACCTAAAGGTAGTTTTGTTGCAGGTACTCACGGACAAGCTTCTGGGCCTGTATCATTCATGCACGTTTATAATTCTGCTATTGCGGTAGTTGAACAGGGATACAAAAGAAGGGGAGCATTAATGGGGATCTTAAACATAAATCATCCGGATATTGAAGAATTCATAACAGCAAAAGAAAATAACGATGGTGAAAAGATTTTAAAATACTTTAACATATCAGTTGGTATACCATTTGATAAAAAAGAATTCTTAAAAATATACGAAAACGACGAAGAAATAACATTAACACATCCAAAGTTCAAAGAAACTAGAAAAATTAAAGCAAGACATATTCTAAAAAGAATAGCAAAAAATGCGTGGAAGACAGGAGATCCTGGTCTTGCATTTTTACACGAAATGAATAAATATTATCCACTCTACCCTGAAAAAGAAATAATTTCTACAAATCCATGTGGCGAAATAGGTCTTGCCCCATACGAAGCATGTAATCTTGGCTCAATAGACGTTTCAAAATTTGTAGAAAATAATCAAATTGATTGGAAAGCATTAGAAACAACAGTAAGACTTACTGTAAGATTTTTGGATAATGTTATAGATGTTAATGTATTTCCATTAGAAAAAATAACAAAAGCAGTAAAAGAAAGTAGAAGATTAGGCCTTGGAATTATGGGTTTTGCAGATCTACTATATAAATTAAACGTGCCATACAACTCCGAAAAAGGTAGAGAAATAGCTGCAAATCTAATGGGATTTATAGCATTACACGGACATGATGAATCAAATAAATTAGGAAGGGAAAAAGGAAACTTCCCACTTTTTGAGAAAAGTAGATTCTTTAAAGAAGAGAATTTTGTACCATTTGCAATGGGAATGAGTAAATATGATGATGAAATAAAAGAAGTTATGAAAGAAGCTAAAAAAGGAAAACGAAATGTAGCAGTTTTAACTATTGCCCCAACTGGATCTATTTCAAATATAGCAGATACAAGTAGCGGTCTTGAACCAAATTTTTTACTTGCATATGTAAGATATATGAATAAACACGATGGAGGAAAAGAAGCATTATTTTACATAAATAAAGTACTAGAACAAAAACTTGATCCTATAACACTTGAAAAAATAAAAGAAAAATTAATAGAAAAAGGTTCTTTACAAGAATTAGATGTTCCAGAAGAAATTAAAAAAGTCTTTGTAACAGCAATGGATATATCACCTATGGATCATCTTCTAATGCAAGATGCATTCCAAAGATATGTGGATAACAACATATCAAAAACAATTAATATGCCTTCAAATGCAACAGAAGAAGATGTACTAAACATCTACCTTGAAGCATTTAAACTCAATGTGAGAGGGCTTACAATTTACAGAGATGGATCACTACAGACACAAGTGTTAACAGCTGCAAAACATGTGAAAACAAAAGATGCTCCAAAGGTTCAATTCTTCCTTTTAGATGAAAAACATAAATTACGTCCAAAACCAAGAAAAAACACATTAAGAAGCGTAACAAGAAAATACAAAACCAAAGATAATACTACTTATATAACTGTATCATTCGATGACAGTGGAGAAGCTGTTGAAATCTTTCTTTCAAATGGAACAGAACTTGCCGAATCAATTGGAAGACTTTCGTCTATTGCACTAAGGGCAGGAGTTTCCATAGAAGAAATACTAGAACAACTGCAAAAAGTAAATGGGCGATACACAAAAGGTTTAGCAGAAGAAATCAAAAAAGCAATAGATGACTTTGTCGAACTTTGGGGAAACACAGAAGTAGAAGAAGATGAAATTTTTAAAATAGATGGAACAATAAAAACAGCAGAAGAAGTAGAAAAATTTGTTATGGCAAATGATTTAGAATGGAGTGAAGGATACTACGTAGATGAAAACGGAAATGTATATTGTCCATCGTGCTTGTCTAAAAACAGTATAATTAAACAAGAAGGGTGTATGAGTTGTAAAAAATGCGGTTGGAGTAAATGTAGTTAA
- a CDS encoding PfkB family carbohydrate kinase — protein MKIPAFKVRAVDTNAACGVFNGVFSVALDEKFDIEFSLKFATEAAALAVTKNEVEKF, from the coding sequence ATAAAAATACCAGCTTTCAAGGTTAGAGCAGTTGACACTAATGCAGCTTGTGGAGTGTTTAATGGAGTGTTTTCTGTTGCTCTAGATGAGAAGTTTGATATTGAATTTTCTTTGAAGTTTGCTACGGAAGCGGCGGCGTTAGCAGTTACAAAAAACGAGGTTGAAAAATTTTAA
- a CDS encoding substrate-binding domain-containing protein — protein sequence MGYKIPDDVSVAGFDDIPFSKHFKPPLTTVR from the coding sequence ATGGGATATAAAATACCAGATGATGTTAGTGTAGCAGGATTTGATGATATACCTTTTAGTAAGCATTTTAAACCACCTTTAACAACAGTTAGATAG